The Candidatus Binatus sp. genome window below encodes:
- the rplS gene encoding 50S ribosomal protein L19, giving the protein MNTVIQKLEERGLRKDLPEFRVGDTVRVHVKVVEGEKERIQSFEGIVIKINRGANRATFTVRKVSYGVGVERIFPMHSPRIDKLQVLTRSRVRRARLYYLRNLSGKAARLDVAT; this is encoded by the coding sequence ATGAATACTGTTATCCAGAAGCTCGAAGAGCGGGGCCTGCGCAAGGACCTGCCCGAATTCCGCGTGGGCGACACGGTTCGCGTTCACGTCAAAGTCGTCGAAGGCGAAAAAGAGCGCATTCAATCCTTCGAAGGCATCGTGATCAAAATCAACCGGGGCGCCAACCGCGCGACCTTTACCGTCCGCAAAGTTTCATACGGGGTCGGGGTCGAGCGAATATTCCCGATGCATTCGCCGCGGATCGACAAGCTGCAGGTGCTGACGCGAAGCCGCGTGCGGCGTGCACGCCTGTACTACCTGCGCAATCTGTCGGGCAAAGCGGCGCGACTCGACGTCGCGACCTGA
- a CDS encoding oligopeptide/dipeptide ABC transporter ATP-binding protein, which yields MSPASAPNPGSPIGDTAATASAGAALVRVEHLSKEFPAGSTGIIGGKKLSIKAVTGVHLEIAPGETLGLVGESGSGKSTLGRLILKLLEPTEGAVYFDGRDLSTLGRAELRALRRQMQLVFQDPYASLNPRMRVRSIVGEGIEIHKLARGAEKERRIAELLAMVGMSADAMDRLPHEFSGGQRQRIGIARALAVNPRFLVLDEPVSALDVSIQAQIINLLQDLQEKLKLTYLFIAHDLRVVEHISNRVAIMYLGKIVEIASRDEIYLNPRHPYTRALLSAIPTIDTAHKPERIKLPGEMPSPMNPPAGCAFHPRCPYAKDVCSSVEPKLETGRGGHAVACHVFPAP from the coding sequence ATGTCGCCTGCATCCGCGCCTAATCCCGGATCGCCCATTGGCGATACGGCCGCAACCGCGTCCGCCGGCGCGGCGCTGGTTCGCGTCGAGCATCTCAGCAAGGAGTTCCCGGCCGGTTCGACGGGGATTATTGGCGGGAAAAAACTTTCGATAAAAGCGGTGACCGGCGTCCATCTGGAGATTGCGCCCGGCGAAACGCTGGGATTGGTCGGCGAGTCGGGCTCGGGCAAATCGACGCTTGGACGGCTGATTCTGAAACTGCTCGAGCCGACCGAAGGCGCCGTCTATTTCGACGGCCGCGATCTCTCGACGCTCGGCCGCGCGGAGCTTCGTGCTCTGCGCCGCCAGATGCAGCTCGTCTTTCAGGATCCGTACGCGTCGTTGAATCCGCGCATGCGCGTGAGATCGATCGTCGGCGAAGGAATCGAGATTCACAAACTCGCGCGCGGGGCGGAAAAGGAGCGGCGAATCGCCGAGCTGCTTGCGATGGTCGGGATGAGCGCTGACGCGATGGATCGTTTGCCCCACGAGTTCTCGGGCGGGCAGCGCCAGCGAATCGGGATCGCGCGGGCGCTCGCGGTGAATCCGCGCTTCCTGGTGCTCGACGAGCCGGTCTCGGCGCTCGACGTCTCGATCCAGGCGCAAATAATCAACCTGCTGCAGGACCTGCAGGAGAAGCTGAAACTCACCTACCTGTTCATCGCGCACGATCTGCGCGTGGTCGAGCACATCAGCAATCGCGTCGCGATCATGTACCTCGGCAAGATTGTCGAAATCGCATCGCGCGACGAGATCTACCTGAACCCGCGGCATCCCTACACCCGCGCGCTGCTCTCGGCGATCCCGACCATCGACACCGCCCACAAGCCGGAGCGAATTAAGCTGCCCGGCGAAATGCCCAGTCCGATGAACCCGCCCGCCGGCTGCGCCTTCCATCCAAGATGCCCATATGCGAAAGATGTTTGCAGCAGCGTCGAACCGAAATTGGAAACCGGGCGCGGCGGGCACGCGGTGGCATGTCACGTATTCCCGGCCCCGTAG
- a CDS encoding toxin-antitoxin system TumE family protein, which yields MARAKLIRRRKWTDERGNLYEIVLWKVEKNARHSEGVRYRLAFIRSGEETPAILYDNHHPKGHHRHIGKHEESYKFSTARRLIGDFLAQARQFAGDEK from the coding sequence GTGGCGCGGGCTAAACTCATCAGGCGGCGGAAGTGGACGGACGAGCGAGGGAATCTCTACGAGATTGTCCTGTGGAAAGTCGAGAAAAATGCTCGACACTCCGAAGGTGTTCGGTATCGGCTTGCGTTCATTCGTTCAGGTGAAGAAACGCCCGCGATTCTGTATGACAATCATCACCCCAAGGGCCACCATCGTCACATTGGCAAGCACGAGGAGTCGTACAAGTTTTCGACGGCGCGCCGGCTCATCGGCGATTTTCTCGCACAAGCAAGGCAATTCGCAGGAGATGAAAAATGA
- a CDS encoding GIY-YIG nuclease family protein, with protein MARWERESRTFYVYIMSSKLGVLYIGVTNNLERRVNEHRAGLIPGFTKKYRVRRLLYFEEFDRPADAISREKQIKGWTRTRKLELIHSTNLSMDDLSACWRTRDSSLRSE; from the coding sequence ATGGCGCGCTGGGAAAGAGAGAGCAGGACTTTTTACGTGTACATTATGAGCAGCAAGTTGGGAGTCCTCTATATCGGGGTCACGAACAATTTGGAACGGCGCGTGAATGAGCATCGCGCAGGTCTGATTCCGGGCTTTACTAAGAAATATCGCGTTCGGCGGCTCCTATATTTCGAAGAGTTCGACAGACCGGCGGACGCAATCTCCCGCGAGAAACAGATCAAGGGTTGGACGAGGACAAGAAAACTCGAACTGATTCATTCCACAAATCTGTCAATGGACGATCTTAGCGCGTGCTGGCGCACGCGAGATTCTTCGCTACGCTCAGAATGA
- the rimM gene encoding ribosome maturation factor RimM (Essential for efficient processing of 16S rRNA), translated as MLRVGRITGAHGLKGALRLRPDNPDSDTLEQVARVFLESAGQAREFRLTGMTRLNATTRRITLEGVADVNAAESLKGAVVMLATEDVPAAKPGEFYYYEAIGCEVFLTDGSRIGTIEEIFSTGAHDIWVVRGSEREVLVPVIEDVVKAMDFAARRVTIEPIPGLLD; from the coding sequence ATGCTCCGCGTCGGCCGCATAACCGGCGCCCACGGCCTCAAGGGCGCGCTGCGATTGCGGCCCGATAATCCCGACTCCGACACATTGGAACAGGTCGCGCGCGTGTTCCTGGAAAGCGCGGGACAAGCACGCGAGTTTCGGCTGACTGGAATGACGCGGCTGAACGCGACGACGCGGCGAATCACGCTCGAGGGTGTCGCCGACGTAAACGCGGCCGAGTCGCTCAAAGGCGCGGTCGTGATGCTCGCGACGGAGGATGTGCCGGCGGCCAAGCCGGGCGAGTTCTACTATTACGAGGCGATCGGATGCGAAGTGTTTCTGACCGACGGCAGCCGCATCGGCACGATCGAAGAAATCTTCTCGACCGGCGCGCACGACATCTGGGTGGTGCGAGGCAGCGAGCGCGAAGTCCTGGTTCCGGTTATCGAGGACGTCGTCAAGGCGATGGATTTCGCCGCCCGGCGCGTCACGATCGAGCCGATCCCCGGCCTGCTCGACTGA
- the ffh gene encoding signal recognition particle protein → MFDTLSDRLEGVFRKLKGTGRITERNIEEALREVRLALLEADVNIKVVRDFIEHVKSKALGEEVLRSLTPEQHLIKFVATELQNAMGGSARELDLKVKPPVKIMLVGLQGSGKTTSIAKLGLWLKSERKRHPILASTDVYRPAAMEQLRVLGAQAQIPVVESREDQNPIEIASRALARAETGGHDAVLIDTAGRLQIDEELMDELARLKAALNPHHIIFVADAMTGQEAANVAAGFHERLGISGVILTKLDSDARGGAALSVRTITGAPILFAATGEKLDAFEIFYPDRLTSRILGMGDVLTLIEKAQQNYDQTKAKELERKFKKNEFTITDFAEQIRAIKKMGSLGDLMGMIPGLKKVAGAADSEEAKRELGRIQAIIDSMTLQERGNHLIINGRRRARIATGSGTSVQDVNRFLKQFEQTRKMMKKITRMGAGKMMMRGLGLGS, encoded by the coding sequence ATGTTTGATACGCTCAGCGACCGCCTCGAAGGGGTCTTCAGAAAACTCAAGGGCACGGGCCGCATCACCGAGCGCAATATCGAAGAGGCGCTGCGCGAAGTCCGGCTCGCGCTGCTCGAAGCCGACGTCAATATCAAGGTCGTTCGCGATTTCATCGAGCACGTCAAGAGCAAGGCGCTCGGCGAGGAAGTGCTCCGCTCGCTCACGCCCGAGCAGCATCTAATCAAGTTCGTCGCGACCGAGCTGCAAAACGCGATGGGCGGTTCGGCGCGCGAGCTCGATCTGAAGGTCAAGCCGCCCGTCAAGATCATGCTGGTGGGCCTGCAGGGCTCGGGCAAGACGACTTCGATTGCGAAGCTCGGGCTGTGGCTCAAGTCCGAGCGCAAGCGCCATCCGATTCTGGCGTCCACCGACGTTTATCGGCCGGCCGCAATGGAGCAATTGCGCGTGCTCGGCGCGCAGGCGCAAATTCCAGTCGTCGAGAGCCGCGAAGATCAGAATCCGATCGAGATCGCGTCGCGCGCACTGGCCCGCGCCGAGACTGGCGGGCATGACGCGGTGCTGATAGACACCGCCGGCCGCTTGCAGATCGACGAAGAGCTGATGGACGAGCTGGCGCGCCTGAAGGCCGCGCTGAACCCGCATCACATCATATTCGTCGCCGACGCGATGACCGGGCAGGAAGCGGCGAACGTGGCGGCGGGATTCCACGAGCGGCTGGGAATTTCGGGCGTGATTCTGACCAAGCTCGACTCGGACGCTCGGGGAGGCGCGGCGCTTTCGGTGCGGACTATAACCGGGGCGCCGATTCTGTTTGCGGCCACGGGCGAGAAACTCGACGCGTTCGAGATTTTCTATCCGGACCGGCTGACGTCGCGCATCCTGGGGATGGGCGACGTGCTGACGCTGATCGAAAAGGCGCAGCAGAACTACGATCAGACCAAGGCCAAGGAGCTCGAGCGCAAGTTCAAGAAGAACGAATTCACCATCACCGACTTCGCCGAGCAGATCAGGGCGATCAAGAAGATGGGATCGCTTGGCGATCTGATGGGAATGATCCCCGGGCTCAAAAAAGTGGCGGGCGCGGCGGATTCCGAAGAGGCCAAACGCGAGCTGGGGCGCATCCAGGCGATCATCGACTCGATGACGCTGCAGGAGCGCGGCAACCATCTGATTATCAACGGGCGCCGGCGCGCGCGAATCGCCACCGGCAGCGGCACGTCGGTGCAGGACGTGAATCGTTTTCTCAAACAGTTCGAGCAGACGCGCAAAATGATGAAAAAAATCACCCGCATGGGCGCGGGAAAAATGATGATGCGCGGACTGGGGCTCGGCAGCTAG
- a CDS encoding polymer-forming cytoskeletal protein, which translates to MDSTQIPQDAGVAWAEERTRVAVGRNVNVSGKLIFHEPVRIEGRFRGEVRSVELVVVGEDGMIEGKVFAPRLLIMGELRGDVVGCDRMVLGPRARFFGNIQTRNLTVAEGAYLDGNVRMTGVSVEKTAVSIDI; encoded by the coding sequence ATGGATTCAACACAGATACCGCAGGATGCAGGCGTGGCGTGGGCCGAGGAGCGCACGCGCGTAGCGGTAGGCCGCAACGTCAACGTCTCGGGCAAACTGATTTTTCATGAACCGGTCAGAATCGAGGGCCGCTTCCGTGGCGAGGTTCGCTCGGTCGAGTTGGTGGTGGTCGGCGAGGATGGAATGATCGAGGGCAAGGTCTTCGCGCCGCGACTGCTCATAATGGGTGAGTTGCGCGGAGACGTCGTCGGATGCGACCGCATGGTGCTGGGTCCGCGCGCCAGGTTCTTCGGCAATATCCAGACGCGCAACTTGACGGTAGCCGAAGGCGCCTACCTGGATGGCAACGTACGCATGACGGGGGTTTCTGTCGAAAAGACCGCCGTCTCCATCGACATATGA
- the trmD gene encoding tRNA (guanosine(37)-N1)-methyltransferase TrmD: MEFHVITLFPEMFESPFRAGMIGRAVEQGLIAIKAHPLREHGLGNYRQVDDAPYGGGSGMVMRPEPIAAAIDAVNAQRPGLWRILMTPQGEVFDNSMARDLARRAPGLMIVAGRYEGIDERVRSLVDQEISIGDYVLSGGEIAAMAVIEAVGRLIPGVLGNPESLDEESFAAGMLEYPQYTRPEEFRGMKVPEILLSGDHGKIRAWRQIEAKRRTARRRPDLLERRKF; the protein is encoded by the coding sequence ATGGAATTTCACGTAATCACACTGTTCCCCGAGATGTTCGAATCGCCGTTTCGCGCCGGCATGATAGGACGCGCCGTCGAGCAGGGATTGATCGCGATCAAGGCGCATCCGCTGCGCGAGCATGGTCTGGGTAATTACCGGCAAGTCGATGATGCGCCGTACGGGGGAGGCAGCGGGATGGTGATGCGGCCGGAGCCGATCGCGGCCGCGATCGACGCGGTCAATGCGCAGCGTCCGGGATTGTGGCGCATCCTGATGACGCCGCAGGGCGAAGTGTTCGACAATTCGATGGCGCGGGACCTCGCCAGGCGCGCACCCGGCCTGATGATCGTCGCGGGACGCTACGAAGGAATCGACGAGCGCGTACGCTCGCTGGTGGACCAGGAAATTTCCATTGGCGACTACGTGCTGAGCGGCGGCGAAATTGCGGCGATGGCGGTGATCGAGGCGGTGGGCAGGTTGATACCGGGCGTGCTGGGAAATCCCGAGTCGCTCGACGAGGAATCGTTCGCCGCCGGGATGCTGGAGTACCCGCAATACACGCGGCCCGAGGAGTTCCGCGGGATGAAGGTGCCGGAAATCCTGCTTAGCGGCGACCACGGCAAGATTCGCGCGTGGCGCCAGATCGAAGCCAAACGGCGGACCGCGCGGCGGCGCCCCGACCTGCTCGAACGCCGCAAGTTCTGA
- a CDS encoding RNA methyltransferase, producing MSDLFVALIHHPVVDRNAKIVTSAITSLDIHDIARAARTYDVRGVFIVHPIPEQRKFAASVIDHWRFDFGRSHDSRRREALERVQIVAQLDDAIAAATRISGARPLVVHTSARTEGGASYADLRTRIEAPDAPPMIILLGTGFGMSPEVAERADVVLAPIVGPGDYNHLSVRSAAGIILDRLRGK from the coding sequence GTGTCCGATCTTTTCGTAGCGCTGATTCATCATCCGGTCGTTGACCGCAACGCAAAGATCGTCACGTCAGCAATAACCAGCCTCGACATTCACGATATCGCGCGCGCGGCGCGAACCTACGACGTGCGTGGCGTGTTCATCGTCCATCCGATTCCCGAGCAGCGGAAATTCGCGGCGAGCGTGATCGATCATTGGCGTTTCGACTTCGGCCGGAGCCACGATTCGCGCCGGCGCGAGGCGCTCGAGCGCGTGCAAATCGTCGCGCAACTCGACGACGCGATCGCCGCGGCAACCCGAATCTCCGGCGCACGCCCGCTCGTCGTGCACACCTCCGCGCGCACCGAGGGCGGCGCCAGCTACGCCGATTTGCGAACTCGGATTGAGGCCCCGGATGCGCCGCCGATGATAATCCTGCTCGGGACCGGATTTGGAATGTCGCCCGAGGTGGCAGAACGCGCCGACGTCGTGCTTGCGCCGATCGTTGGCCCCGGCGACTACAACCATCTGTCAGTGCGCTCGGCCGCGGGAATCATCCTGGACCGGCTGCGCGGCAAGTGA
- a CDS encoding NUDIX hydrolase has protein sequence MKPRKWRTLKSDIAYRTPIFDLHRRRSTHPRRGERDFFILDAPNWVNIIPITTSGEVVMIRQWRHGISEFTLEVPGGMVDPEDRSPLHAARREMIEETGFDSDTIVELGKVHPNPAIQGNICFSFLADNVRQVERVVAIGDEETEVVLAPMREIRGLIASGKVMHALTIAAFSFLHVYNPPPKRSRRK, from the coding sequence ATGAAGCCGCGCAAGTGGAGGACGCTCAAGAGCGACATCGCCTACCGGACGCCGATTTTCGACCTCCATCGGCGGCGCTCGACGCATCCGCGGCGCGGCGAACGCGACTTCTTCATTCTCGACGCGCCCAACTGGGTGAATATCATTCCGATCACGACGAGTGGCGAGGTCGTGATGATTCGCCAATGGCGTCACGGGATCTCCGAGTTCACGCTCGAGGTGCCCGGCGGAATGGTTGATCCCGAGGATCGGTCGCCGCTGCATGCGGCGCGGCGCGAGATGATCGAGGAGACGGGATTCGATTCGGACACGATCGTGGAACTTGGCAAGGTGCATCCGAATCCCGCAATCCAGGGCAACATTTGTTTCTCGTTTCTTGCAGACAATGTGCGCCAGGTCGAAAGGGTGGTAGCGATCGGCGACGAAGAGACCGAGGTCGTGCTGGCGCCGATGCGCGAAATACGCGGGCTGATCGCGTCGGGCAAGGTCATGCATGCGTTGACGATCGCCGCATTTTCGTTCCTGCACGTCTACAACCCGCCGCCCAAGCGCAGCCGCAGGAAGTAG
- a CDS encoding CoA-binding protein codes for MEFINPPDAEIRAILARPATVAVVGCSDNPACDSLQIAKLLKRRGFKVIPVNPQIDADALQSALGEKCYPDLASIPEAIEMVDVFRRSEFVPEVVEAAIAKGARVLWCQLGVVNLDAARRADQAGMTVVMDRCPAIEYARLF; via the coding sequence ATGGAATTCATTAATCCGCCGGACGCCGAGATCCGTGCGATATTGGCGCGGCCAGCGACGGTCGCGGTCGTGGGATGCTCCGACAATCCGGCGTGCGACTCGCTTCAAATCGCAAAATTGCTCAAACGCCGCGGTTTCAAGGTAATTCCGGTCAATCCTCAGATCGACGCCGACGCGCTCCAGAGCGCTCTCGGAGAGAAGTGCTATCCCGATCTGGCGTCGATTCCGGAGGCGATTGAGATGGTGGACGTGTTTCGGCGATCGGAGTTCGTGCCGGAAGTCGTCGAAGCCGCGATCGCCAAAGGCGCGCGCGTGCTGTGGTGTCAGCTCGGCGTAGTCAACCTCGACGCAGCCCGCCGCGCGGATCAAGCCGGGATGACGGTGGTGATGGATCGATGCCCGGCGATCGAATACGCGCGCTTGTTCTAA
- a CDS encoding KH domain-containing protein codes for MKELVQFLAQQLVNNPDAVDVKETQGDTASIIELRVAKEDLGRVIGKQGRTAKSIRTILNAVASRTNRKVVLEIVEDK; via the coding sequence ATGAAGGAGCTCGTTCAGTTCCTCGCACAACAGCTGGTAAACAATCCTGACGCGGTGGACGTGAAGGAGACGCAGGGCGATACCGCCTCGATAATTGAACTGCGGGTGGCGAAGGAAGATTTGGGGCGTGTGATCGGCAAGCAGGGGCGGACCGCGAAGTCGATCCGCACGATTCTCAATGCGGTCGCCTCGCGCACCAACCGCAAGGTCGTTCTCGAGATCGTCGAGGACAAATGA
- the rpsP gene encoding 30S ribosomal protein S16 produces the protein MALVIRLRRHGGRKKPFYRIVVADSRSPRDGRFVAQVGTYDPAFDPPRVTIKKDVADRWLKAGAKPSDTVRKLIKRAETATVSA, from the coding sequence ATGGCACTTGTAATCCGGTTGCGCCGCCACGGCGGGCGCAAGAAACCCTTCTACCGCATCGTGGTCGCAGACTCGCGCTCGCCGCGCGACGGACGCTTCGTCGCTCAGGTCGGCACTTACGATCCGGCCTTCGATCCACCTCGCGTCACGATCAAAAAGGACGTGGCGGACCGCTGGCTAAAGGCTGGCGCTAAGCCGAGCGACACGGTAAGAAAGCTAATTAAACGGGCCGAAACAGCAACGGTCTCCGCCTGA
- a CDS encoding ABC transporter ATP-binding protein, which produces MKPLLEVRSLRTSFFTASGEVRAVDGVSFSVAPGKLLGIVGESGSGKTASVLSIMRLLPESARIVGGEIIFEDQDLLKLSEPEMRHVRGARIAMIFQEPMTSLNPVFTIGSQIGEAVRLHQHTARAETRNRTIEALRMVGIADPDRRIDDYPHQLSGGMRQRVMIAMALSCNPRLLIADEPTTALDVTIQAQILDLIRELQVRLGLAVILVTHDLGIVSEYADDVTILYAARVMEQAPSAELFRNPLNPYTRGLLESIPGIDGGRHRRLQAIPGSIPSALNPPAGCRFHPRCPRVIPQCSAAEPPLENKGPNHYVACIRA; this is translated from the coding sequence GTGAAACCGCTGCTCGAAGTCAGATCGCTGCGCACTTCGTTCTTCACCGCGTCGGGCGAAGTGCGCGCGGTTGACGGCGTGAGTTTTTCCGTCGCGCCGGGGAAGTTGTTGGGAATCGTCGGCGAGTCGGGATCGGGCAAGACCGCCAGCGTGCTCTCGATCATGCGGCTGCTGCCGGAGTCGGCGCGAATCGTCGGCGGCGAAATAATCTTCGAGGATCAGGATCTGCTCAAGCTCAGCGAGCCCGAGATGCGCCACGTTCGCGGCGCGCGGATCGCGATGATCTTTCAGGAGCCGATGACCTCGCTCAATCCGGTCTTCACCATCGGCAGCCAGATTGGCGAGGCCGTCCGCCTTCATCAGCACACCGCTCGCGCCGAGACTCGCAATCGCACCATCGAGGCGCTCCGAATGGTCGGGATTGCCGACCCCGACCGGCGCATCGACGACTATCCGCATCAGTTGTCCGGCGGGATGCGCCAGCGGGTGATGATCGCGATGGCGCTGTCGTGCAATCCCCGCCTGCTGATCGCCGACGAGCCGACCACCGCGCTCGACGTGACGATACAGGCGCAGATTCTCGATCTGATCCGCGAGTTGCAGGTGCGGCTCGGGCTGGCCGTGATCCTGGTTACGCACGATCTCGGAATCGTCTCCGAGTATGCCGACGACGTGACGATTCTTTACGCGGCGCGCGTGATGGAGCAGGCGCCGAGCGCGGAGCTGTTTCGAAACCCGCTCAACCCGTACACGCGCGGTTTGCTCGAATCGATTCCCGGCATCGACGGCGGCCGGCACCGCCGCTTGCAGGCGATTCCCGGTTCGATTCCGAGCGCGCTGAATCCACCGGCGGGCTGCAGGTTTCATCCGCGATGCCCGCGCGTAATCCCTCAATGCTCCGCGGCTGAGCCGCCGCTCGAGAACAAGGGCCCAAACCATTATGTCGCCTGCATCCGCGCCTAA